The Pan paniscus chromosome 1, NHGRI_mPanPan1-v2.0_pri, whole genome shotgun sequence genome has a segment encoding these proteins:
- the GUCA2A gene encoding guanylin produces the protein MNAFLLSALCLLGAWAALAGGVTVQDGNFSFSLESVKKLKDLQEPQEPRVGKLRKFAPIPGEPVVPILCSNPNFPEELKPLCKEPNAQEILQRLEEIAEDPGTCEICAYAACTGC, from the exons ATGAATGCCTTCCTGCTCTCCGCACTGTGCCTCCTTGGGGCCTGGGCCGCCTTGGCAGGAGGGGTCACCGTGCAG GATGgaaatttctccttttctctggAGTCAGTGAAGAAGCTCAAAGACCTCCAGGAGCCCCAGGAGCCCAGGGTTGGGAAACTCAGGAAATTTGCACCCATCCCTGGTGAACCTGTGGTTCCCATCCTCTGTAGCAACCCGAACTTTCCAGAAGAACTCAAGCCTCTCTGCAAGGAGCCCAATGCCCAGGAGATACTTCAGAGGCTGG AGGAAATCGCTGAGGACCCGGGCACATGTGAGATCTGTGCCTACGCTGCCTGTACCGGATGCTAG